A genomic stretch from Penicillium digitatum chromosome 4, complete sequence includes:
- a CDS encoding Pheromone-dependent cell cycle arrest protein Far11, putative codes for MGDTPLASLSLTHVHYNPEDQLSFASAWLALIPQALCVSYATLVWSTREVEVILMFVGQLGCEAVNFVLKRLIKEERPKEMFGKGYGMPSSHAQFMTFFSVYLTFFLLFRHSQASASSYPNVAVLLRVLVMLALCIGAACVAASRVYLNYHTSRQVLAGCAAGFVCACGWFVVTSLLRSSGLIEWAMETTVSRLVRIRDLVVSEDLAEAGWQRWESQRLKRRSLRKKSNFFASCMERWYSGDPPNNFQPGTQQFNKSKSPVMDVPSDSPEVIMQEHHIVRADEVDQTGTDISPVSDDQLMEEVAEGLRQEQAEQAAPTHETAPSAPEKFMKRPELRHEGSAPPPPMQPPPAAPIQENTDRGASSLSLSELRKLVGEMPKIEQPAYAFEYADAQSFPDELDEWFQYNAFDRVMLMGTKATFNKKWLTFYQRRQRDMPGASWLDTSRDLRRSFVARILEDLQLAEAPARLEALETICYVVTGVWGLSGGRVAPDYPSDGNSKSTAETSLFKSLQIQCIEENVSLLQECSGVTALIQYMCRLFDKTRSAFGSDSGDIDYERINPGDIAAPEREANLVLTSLYFAVEVGRRQQARDPQCSSVRDALANSNPSLLVSIVEIIARLRWDESANIPLTRILLLLWKSLLLVFGGTDDLKRAKEVLEPSVFSEKDDSKRRTPFLHASPLDYHLFRQEITSKYPAYNPPPLVVPLELENNSILPPLPHNTAKFNSSSGIFCGVSPSISGGNGSILQQAVHIATPAPSPPPSPAGPGGKSGKKQNYQTNQNFPFMYPPLDDSSNRIGGKGTTERQDALVGKKWEGSDVPASIIEAGKLFSTHVKMTRAMRQLWQEREHFMQYDRGWNSEDAAHFPDNISDDLPDDFEHLDLSGDEKAEPKPKVVEKETDDPDIQRRLDAVDSFYTSTLSHLQSITIVFLKIILTNVSAVVNQATSQTTQGMSDNLSDASIDELDNVRLREITGKAVSGTLLLLLKWFKRSHILKFEYMTQLLLDSNYIPLILKMFAHQDIDQTVAHKNDREDLSFFHFCQSNTDFPRETEEGSCGDTESEDEAMPRPISRHRSDPTANGSMPGLSEEEALTDLINGPARPEVDELGYPTAPLPKEPVKVFSFRNFFSAINYLHVMQKITRNKAHRCLLLVQYKSSNILRKGLKIPDPHLRFYTLKLFKSQVPYCGRKWRQSNMRVITAIYLYCRPELRDDWLAGSDVDAEVEEALPLEQALRGLTHWWHLRQYRDVMGGDEGASLMEEERDFFVRELESMGWGAAEEIPSGTCEEEVSAPVSQGNEWDGVPPPMEGWS; via the exons ATGGGAGACACTCCGCTGGCGTCGTTGTCTCTGACTCATGTTCACTAC AACCCCGAGGACCAACTGTCCTTTGCCTCAGCATGGCTGGCCCTGATCCCACAGGCACTATGTGTTTCTTATGCAACCTTGGTCTGGTCAACAAGGGAGGTGGAAGTCATTTTGATGTTTGTAGGACAGCTGGGCTGTGAAGCAGTGAACTTTGTCCTCAAACGTTTGATCAAGGAAGAGCGACCGAAGG AAATGTTTGGCAAGGGATATGGAATGCCATCTTCACACGCCCAATTCATGACCTTTTTCTCCGTCTACCTTaccttcttccttctcttccgTCACAGCCAAGCTTCCGCCAGCTCCTACCCCAATGTCGCCGTTCTTCTACGAGTCCTGGTCATGCTGGCTCTTTGCATTGGGGCTGCCTGTGTCGCCGCCAGCCGGGTCTACCTAAACTACCACACCTCGAGACAAGTCCTTGCTGGCTGTGCCGCTGGATTCGTATGTGCTTGTGGCTGGTTCGTGGTCACCAGCCTGCTCCGAAGCTCTGGCTTAATTGAATGGGCCATGGAGACTACTGTATCTCGCTTGGTCAGAATCCGTGATCTGGTCGTAAGTGAAGACTTGGCTGAGGCTGGCTGGCAACGTTGGGAGTCTCAGAGGTTGAAGCGTCGCAGTCTTCGTAAAAAGTCGAA CTTTTTTGCCTCATGTATGGAGCGTTGGTACTCTGGTGATCCACCGAACAACTTTCAGCCAGGAACACAACAATTCAACAAGTCCAAGTCCCCTGTGATGGACGTGCCTTCAGATTCACCCGAAGTCATTATGCAGGAGCATCATATTGTGAGGGCGGATGAGGTCGACCAAACAGGGACCGATATCTCGCCAGTTTCAGATGACCAACTCATGGAGGAGGTGGCTGAAGGGCTCCGCCAGGAACAGGCCGAACAGGCCGCGCCCACTCATGAGACGGCGCCCTCTGCGCCCGAAAAATTTATGAAACGACCGGAGCTTCGTCATGAAGGCTCTGCTCCACCTCCTCCGATGCAACCGCCCCCTGCAGCTCCCATCCAGGAGAATACGGATCGAGGTGCGAGCTCTCTGAGCTTGTCAGAGTTGCGGAAGCTTGTGGGTGAAATGCCCAAGATTGAGCAACCAGCCTATGCGTTTGAATATGCCGACGCCCAGTCTTTTCCCGATGAGCTCGATGAGTGGTTCCAATATAATGCCTTTGATCGTGTCATGTTGATGGGCACGAAAGCGACTTTCAACAAGAAGTGGCTCACTTTTTACCAGCGACGCCAGCGAGACATGCCCGGGGCATCGTGGCTTGACACGTCCAGGGATTTACGTCGCTCATTTGTTGCTCGAATACTTGAGGACCTGCAGCTTGCTGAAGCCCCCGCGCGATTGGAAGCCCTAGAAACTATTTGCTATGTTGTCACTGGCGTATGGGGTCTCAGCGGTGGGAGAGTGGCGCCCGACTATCCTTCCGATGGAAATTCTAAGTCAACAGCCGAAACATCACTGTTTAAGTCATTGCAGATTCAGTGCATCGAGGAGAATGTTTCCCTTCTTCAGGAATGTTCGGGCGTTACCGCCTTGATACAGTACATGTGCCGCCTTTTTGACAAGACCCGCTCAGCGTTCGGATCGGACTCCGGTGACATTGATTACGAGCGAATTAACCCTGGTGATATTGCGGCACCAGAGCGTGAGGCCAACCTGGTCCTTACAAGCTTGTACTTTGCCGTGGAAGTGGGTCGCAGGCAACAGGCGCGCGACCCTCAATGCAGCTCGGTCCGGGATGCACTGGCAAACTCAAATCCTAGTTTGTTGGTCTCCATTGTTGAAATCATCGCTCGACTACGCTGGGACGAATCTGCCAATATCCCGCTGACCCGGATCCTTCTGTTGTTATGGAAGTCGCTGCTTCTCGTCTTTGGCGGAACCGATGATTTAAAACGTGCAAAGGAGGTATTAGAGCCTTCTGTTTTCTCTGAAAAGGATGATTCCAAACGCAGGACACCATTTCTACACGCCTCCCCTCTGGACTACCATCTCTTCCGCCAGGAAATCACTTCCAAATACCCAGCTTACAACCCTCCGCCCCTCGTTGTTCCACTGGAATTGGAAAACAATTCCATTCTACCCCCTCTTCCACACAATACAGCTAAATTCAACTCATCCAGTGGTATCTTCTGTGGTGTTTCCCCCTCGATTTCCGGTGGAAACGGCTCTATCCTTCAACAGGCCGTTCATATTGCAACCCCGGCCCCTTCTCCCCCGCCATCCCCCGCCGGTCCAGGAGGGAAATCTGGGAAGAAACAGAACTATCAGACCAACCAAAATTTCCCTTTCATGTACCCTCCCCTAGATGATTCTAGCAACCGTATTGGCGGGAAGGGCACAACAGAACGCCAGGACGCCCTGGTTGGAAAGAAATGGGAAGGCAGTGATGTACCTGCGTCCATTATTGAAGCCGGAAAACTATTTTCAACCCATGTGAAAATGACTCGTGCGATGCGACAGCTTTGGCAGGAGCGTGAGCATTTTATGCAGTACGACCGTGGCTGGAACTCTGAGGACGCTGCTCACTTCCCTGATAACATCTCGGATGATTTACCGGATGATTTTGAACATCTAGATCTGTCGGGTGACGAGAAGGCCGAACCTAAGCCCAAAGTAGTGGAGAAAGAAACAGATGATCCTGATATCCAGCGGCGTCTGGATGCGGTTGACTCGTTTTAT ACCAGCACTTTATCTCATCTTCAGTCCATCACTATCGTATTCTTAAAAATCATTCTGACAAATGTCAGCGCAGTGGTCAACCAGGCTACTAGCCAGACTACGCAGGGCATGAG TGACAATCTTTCCGATGCATCTATCGATGAGCTAGACAATGTTCGACTCCGCGAGATCACCGGGAAAGCCGTGTCTGGAACTCTGTTGCTTCTCCTGAAGTGGTTCAAACGATCTC ATATTTTGAAATTTGAATACATGACACAGCTGTTACTTGACTCCAACTACATCCCCTTGATCCTCAAAATGTTCGCTCACCAAGACATTGACCAAACGGTGGCACATAAGAATGACCGCGAAGACTTATC cttcttccacttctgtCAAAGCAACACCGACTTCCCCCGGGAAACCGAAGAAGGCTCCTGCGGTGACACTGAAAGCGAAGATGAAGCCATGCCACGCCCAATTTCGCGCCACCGCTCAGATCCAACGGCAAACGGCAGTATGCCAGGTCTCTCCGAAGAGGAAGCGCTAACGGATCTCATCAACGGACCAGCACGCCCCGAAGTTGACGAACTAGGCTACCCAACCGCCCCCCTCCCCAAAGAACCAGTCAAAGTATTCTCCTTTCGCAACTTCTTCTCCGCCATCAACTATCTACACGTCATGCAAAAGATCACGCGCAACAAAGCCCACCGTTGCCTCCTACTAGTGCAGTACAAATCAAGCAACATCCTCCGCAAGGGCCTCAAGATACCAGACCCACACCTCCGCTTCTACACCCTCAAACTCTTCAAATCCCAAGTCCCCTACTGCGGCCGCAAATGGCGCCAAAGTAACATGCGCGTCATCACTGCTATCTACCTGTACTGCCGCCCCGAGCTGCGCGATGACTGGCTCGCTGGCTCTGACGTCGATGCCGAGGTCGAAGAGGCCTTGCCGTTGGAACAGGCGCTTCGTGGTCTTACGCATTGGTGGCATCTGCGCCAGTACAGGGATGTCATGGGCGGTGATGAGGGTGCGTCTCTGATGGAGGAAGAGCGTGATTTCTTTGTTCGAGAACTTGAGTCTATGGGCTGGGGTGCTGCTGAGGAGATACCCAGTGGGACTTGTGAGGAGGAAGTCAGTGCTCCTGTGTCGCAGGGAAATGAATGGGATGGTGTGCCGCCGCCTATGGAGGGGTGGTCGTAA
- a CDS encoding RING finger protein, giving the protein MTELNFPEDDRSVELSSIAAIFPEIQIDPSSPFKAVLDLPVAPSAPTSIYFQQPLDVAAAAITPPTSVDESKGELEQPPIKDVHLLSHLPPLNLEIELPEGYPTEKPPIVHLKTNPSWLPLLVIDRLTNDCHRLWEECGKDLVVFTYIDHLQQLAEATFNIQDSSGEVCLSRDLKIRLLDYNKKAERGKFEQGTFECGVCLEPKKGTVCYRLLRCSHVFCIKCLQDFYNSCITEGDVDNVKCMAPGCEHNKRPAATPRDSQTPPRKKRDRTLGPSELLQIPLTTEMVQRYVFLKRKKKIEADKTTVYCPRQWCQGAARSKRHPKLEDLTLDDLDSSDSSDEEDGSESRSEVHDGELPPMAERVSICEDCNYAFCCVCKKGWHGELVRCFPRREGEPTEEEKATEEYLRLYTTPCPTCNVPCQKQMGCNHMRCFQCDTHFCYLCSAWLCADNPYRHFNDEKGECFNRLWDLEGGDGINPDGAEALHRIPDALLDFDDDPALIAIHEETEESDDDRPAFDFDIDEDGLHRHPPPPAPVPPQVNRGGGRPDQRDHAAVRAAAAERQAQARAMAEVRNRNARRQARRPVRWAEAPPQRLPPQAGDPRRPVQWAEIPEEPLADEEGPIRWEAIAIRPGRAQAHPGLQRFLGLVQNDREDEWDSDEMDDDF; this is encoded by the coding sequence ATGACCGAACTCAACTTCCCGGAGGATGACCGCTCGGTCGAGCTTTCATCGATTGCTGCGATCTTTCCGGAAATACAAATCGATCCCTCATCTCCGTTCAAAGCCGTTCTCGATCTTCCAGTCGCACCTTCTGCCCCAACCTCAATATATTTTCAGCAACCGCTCGATGTCGCTGCTGCTGCTATCACGCCTCCAACATCAGTAGACGAGTCTAAGGGAGAACTTGAACAGCCGCCCATTAAAGATGTCCATCTTCTCTCGCACTTGCCTCCGCTTAATCTCGAGATTGAGTTGCCAGAGGGCTATCCAACCGAAAAACCGCCTATCGTTCATCTGAAAACAAACCCCTCATGGTTACCACTCTTGGTCATCGATCGATTAACCAACGATTGCCACCGACTCTGGGAAGAATGTGGAAAGGATCTGGTCGTCTTTACCTACATCGACCACCTCCAGCAGCTTGCAGAAGCAACTTTCAATATTCAAGATTCGTCTGGAGAAGTATGTTTGTCGCGGGACTTGAAGATCAGACTACTGGACTATAACAAAAAGGCCGAGCGGGGAAAGTTTGAACAGGGGACTTTTGAATGTGGGGTATGCCTTGAACCCAAGAAGGGCACCGTTTGCTATCGATTACTTCGCTGCTCCCACGTATTCTGCATCAAATGCTTGCAGGATTTCTACAACTCCTGTATTACTGAGGGTGATGTTGACAATGTGAAATGCATGGCGCCGGGTTGCGAGCACAATAAGCGACCTGCAGCTACACCACGCGACAGCCAGACCCCGCCCCGCAAGAAGCGTGATCGCACCCTGGGACCAAGCGAGTTACTTCAAATTCCTCTGACCACTGAAATGGTGCAACGATATGTATTTctcaagagaaagaaaaagattgAAGCCGACAAGACCACAGTCTACTGTCCACGGCAATGGTGCCAGGGAGCTGCACGATCTAAGCGACACCCCAAGCTAGAAGATCTCACGTTGGATGACTTGGATAGCTCGGACAGTtcggatgaagaagatggatCCGAGTCCCGCAGCGAAGTGCACGATGGAGAGCTTCCTCCCATGGCGGAACGTGTTTCTATCTGCGAAGACTGTAACTATGCATTTTGCTGCGTCTGCAAGAAAGGCTGGCATGGCGAGTTGGTACGCTGTTTTCCACGCCGCGAAGGCGAGCCAACGGAGGAGGAAAAGGCAACCGAAGAGTACTTGCGTCTGTACACTACCCCTTGCCCTACTTGCAACGTGCCCTGCCAAAAGCAAATGGGATGCAATCACATGCGCTGTTTCCAGTGTGACACGCACTTCTGCTACCTTTGCTCGGCCTGGCTGTGTGCAGACAACCCATATAGGCATTTCAACGACGAGAAAGGCGAATGCTTCAATCGTCTTTGGGATTTAGAAGGTGGTGATGGCATCAACCCTGATGGAGCCGAAGCACTCCACCGCATCCCAGACGCACTTCTAGACTTTGACGATGACCCGGCATTGATAGCCATTCACGAAGAAACCGAGGAAAGTGATGACGACCGTCCCGCATTTGACTTTGATATTGATGAAGATGGCCTCCACCGacaccctcctcctcccgCCCCTGTTCCACCTCAAGTCAACCGTGGTGGTGGCAGACCTGACCAGCGTGATCACGCAGCTGTCCGCGCAGCTGCCGCTGAACGTCAAGCCCAAGCTCGCGCCATGGCCGAGGTACGAAACCGAAATGCGAGGCGACAGGCTAGACGCCCTGTTCGATGGGCAGAAGCCCCTCCCCAACGTCTCCCCCCGCAAGCAGGTGATCCCAGACGTCCTGTTCAGTGGGCGGAGATTCCCGAAGAACCATTGGCAGACGAAGAGGGCCCCATCCGATGGGAGGCTATTGCAATCCGACCAGGTAGAGCACAGGCACATCCTGGTCTTCAGCGATTTTTGGGCCTAGTACAGAACGACCGTGAAGACGAATGGGATAGTGATGAGATGGATGACGACTTCTAG